The following are encoded together in the Juglans microcarpa x Juglans regia isolate MS1-56 chromosome 2D, Jm3101_v1.0, whole genome shotgun sequence genome:
- the LOC121248951 gene encoding uncharacterized protein LOC121248951, with the protein MKIQPVDSHTPEEFQPVKPVVKSRLKQLFEWQFPNVLRISAAKKVGVEEPHFNKDGCNGSSTEFEPSSLCLSKMVQNFIEENNEKQSCAIKCGRNRCNCFNRKCTDNSEDDLDFYNDSNFSFSTEALEFLKGLVPCASVWERKLLADTAKIVEKNKICKRKDEFCRNVVTDGLLAMGYDASVCKSRWEKSPSHPSGQYEYIDVIMGGERYLIDIDFRSEFEIARSTKSYKAILQSLPYIFVGKTDRLQKIIGIVSEAAKQSLKKKGMHIPPWRKEEYVKAKWLSPHPRCMPSSKATPKPMVSIRTSNGESGRNGGEGESADEIELGESVFAMAESGGEEDEKATVAEEWKPPEVKPKGSLIGVRIVTGLASVIEQD; encoded by the exons ATGAAGATCCAGCCGGTCGATTCTCACACCCCTGAAGAGTTTCAGCCGGTGAAGCCGGTCGTGAAGTCACGGCTAAAGCAGCTTTTCGAGTGGCAGTTTCCGAACGTTCTCAGGATTTCCGCCGCAAAGAAGGTCGGTGTCGAGGAGCCGCATTTTAACAAGGACGGCTGTAATGGCTCGTCGACTGAGTTCGAGCCGAGCTCCCTGTGCCTGTCCAAGATGGTGCAGAACTTCATCGAAGAGAATAACGAGAAGCAATCCTGTGCGATTAAGTGCGGGCGCAACCGCTGCAACTGCTTCAATCGGAAGTGTACCGATAACTCCGAAGACGATCTGGACTTTTACAAcgattctaatttttctttctcgACAGAAGCTTTGGAATTTCTGAAG GGTCTGGTGCCGTGCGCAAGCGTGTGGGAGAGGAAATTGCTAGCGGACACGGCGAAGATCGTCGAGAAGAACAAGATCTGCAAGCGTAAAGACGAGTTTTGCAGGAACGTTGTCACTGATGGGCTATTGGCTATGGGATACGACGCATCTGTCTGCAAATCTCGCTGGGAAAAATCTCCCTCCCATCCCTCGG gACAGTATGAATACATAGACGTGATCATGGGAGGCGAGAGATATCTGATCGACATAGATTTCAGATCGGAATTCGAAATAGCTCGATCAACCAAGAGCTACAAGGCTATCCTCCAGAGCCTTCCATACATATTCGTCGGTAAGACCGATCGTCTGCAGAAGATCATTGGCATCGTATCGGAGGCCGCGAAGCAGAGTCTAAAAAAGAAAGGCATGCACATCCCGCCGTGGAGAAAAGAGGAGTACGTGAAGGCGAAATGGCTCTCTCCCCACCCCCGCTGCATGCCCTCCTCAAAGGCGACTCCCAAGCCTATGGTGTCAATTAGGACGAGCAACGGGGAGTCGGGAAGGAATGGGGGAGAGGGGGAGTCGGCGGATGAAATCGAGTTGGGGGAGTCTGTGTTCGCTATGGCCGAAAGTGGTGGAGAGGAAGATGAGAAGGCGACGGTGGCTGAAGAATGGAAACCACCGGAGGTGAAGCCCAAAGGTTCTCTGATTGGGGTTAGGATCGTGACAGGTTTGGCTTCGGTCATCGAACAGGACTAG